One genomic window of Parabacteroides pacaensis includes the following:
- a CDS encoding RHS repeat domain-containing protein, with product MKRYLPYIVFTCCILSHIQGYGSPAGTKDTVVTRTDSIHLLRLPSGVTGQSPTFTLNQKMTSYMPVSPSSARLLQEINYPVDYNTGALDLSIPIYEITTRDFVLPIRLKCLTTGIKVSDWGGWTGIGWTLEAEPCITREVRGKEDENGYLRYNDQFGKSSQIHMYEMMKGYHDEKPDIFYYKTLSNNGKFVFKRPESSSETLTYRPLFFPASPEKVTVPVNLTTSLQIQDEAGNTYLYGGAIGSTEETRNNGRSAITTWHATSITSPQQDKISFSYVKINTQGVNDYATDYDFYGVEDKSNSSDDGGDQVFPVPNCGYWKGVSNEMKYYKHDQRQMDGQGGYIFGSFVVYPQINSESYMSGTPVVYPSALSRIDFEGGHLEFTTTNDRLAQIKIYEGTTLLRTVDFTYSLFQYQTSRYKLDKVVMTDKIKQKTQTYSFQYNEPNRLHPVTVKYQDYWGYFNSHTENTDLVPRQTIRVGLHEIGYNDLTAGPEGTLQIGGANREADMTSQMYTIREIIYPSGEIDRFKFELNRYTDPRSQTAKNAGGLRIKEVSTYTETGSLLKRRCFDYGTDGTGNIWIPPSLELYQEDHVRLYVYTNHVLRRRYRIFSSQPCISLFYAGGAPVLYTQVTETLVEQNEVKKKTEYRYSNRTNYSLTSTSPIMFVYDYLDDWKYNGLLNEKEYNTSTDKVVNEKAYNYIFTTMPASVPTTTDVGDVYAQSLNYFIPPAADLEGTYILYSNRYTLNGNQRYVNNSLVETRTEGARTIRKEQTKTFGTTEYDVRTGNPIKITETNSDGRTLVQQVTYPYHSTTTAAQRMVTQNDLMKPLEEKYQVNKDGILQTEKKIIYTYDAATCGHVPYKLSSLKENNTLTGTTQNVETYNRYDAKGNLTEYTRKDGVVVTLLWGYNYQRLVAEIIGAPFTSVISDANYTSLQSQSGTTLQSTLQTIRNNSSGLVTTFTWYPTRGIATKTDPMGVTTSYTYDGMNRLVEIKDKDGKVQEQYEYNTRN from the coding sequence ATGAAAAGGTACCTTCCCTATATCGTATTTACCTGTTGTATATTAAGCCATATTCAAGGGTATGGTTCCCCTGCAGGAACAAAGGATACAGTTGTAACCCGGACAGATAGCATTCATCTATTACGTCTTCCTTCCGGAGTGACAGGACAAAGCCCGACCTTCACGTTAAACCAGAAAATGACCAGCTACATGCCTGTTTCTCCTTCATCGGCCAGGTTACTCCAAGAAATTAACTATCCGGTAGATTATAATACCGGAGCTTTAGACCTCTCCATTCCTATTTATGAAATCACGACACGGGATTTCGTATTGCCCATCCGCTTGAAATGCCTTACTACCGGCATAAAAGTAAGCGATTGGGGCGGTTGGACAGGCATAGGGTGGACCCTGGAAGCGGAGCCCTGCATTACTCGCGAAGTACGAGGCAAAGAAGATGAAAACGGCTATTTGCGTTATAATGACCAATTCGGCAAAAGTTCGCAAATACACATGTACGAAATGATGAAAGGCTACCACGATGAAAAACCGGATATCTTCTACTACAAAACCTTGTCCAATAATGGCAAGTTCGTATTTAAACGTCCGGAAAGCTCTTCGGAGACACTTACTTACCGACCTTTGTTTTTCCCCGCTTCCCCGGAAAAAGTAACGGTTCCCGTTAACCTCACTACCAGCCTGCAGATACAAGATGAAGCCGGGAACACTTACCTTTACGGCGGAGCCATCGGTAGCACAGAAGAAACCCGTAACAACGGACGTTCAGCCATAACCACTTGGCATGCTACCAGCATCACCAGTCCCCAGCAAGACAAAATCAGCTTTTCTTATGTCAAGATCAACACCCAAGGCGTGAACGATTATGCTACCGATTATGATTTCTACGGAGTGGAAGATAAAAGCAACAGCTCGGACGATGGCGGGGACCAGGTATTTCCCGTTCCGAATTGCGGCTATTGGAAAGGCGTTTCCAACGAAATGAAATACTATAAACACGACCAGCGGCAAATGGACGGGCAAGGCGGCTATATTTTCGGCAGTTTTGTTGTTTACCCTCAAATAAACTCAGAGTCCTACATGTCCGGTACACCCGTTGTCTACCCTTCCGCCCTTAGCCGCATCGATTTTGAAGGCGGTCATTTGGAGTTTACCACAACCAACGACCGTTTGGCACAAATAAAAATCTATGAAGGGACTACGTTATTGCGTACAGTGGATTTCACCTACAGTTTATTCCAGTATCAAACCAGCCGGTATAAACTGGATAAAGTAGTCATGACAGATAAAATAAAGCAGAAAACCCAAACTTATTCTTTCCAATATAACGAACCCAACCGGTTGCATCCTGTAACCGTAAAATATCAAGACTACTGGGGTTATTTTAACAGCCATACCGAAAATACGGATTTGGTACCCCGCCAGACGATCCGCGTAGGACTGCATGAAATAGGCTATAACGATCTGACCGCCGGTCCTGAAGGAACCCTTCAAATAGGAGGTGCCAACCGGGAAGCAGATATGACGAGCCAGATGTATACAATCCGGGAGATTATTTACCCCAGCGGCGAAATAGACCGATTTAAATTCGAATTGAACCGATACACAGATCCCCGTAGCCAGACCGCTAAAAATGCAGGAGGCTTACGGATTAAAGAAGTGTCTACTTATACAGAAACCGGTTCTCTATTAAAAAGAAGATGTTTCGATTACGGAACCGACGGAACAGGTAATATTTGGATTCCGCCCTCGCTGGAATTATACCAAGAAGACCATGTCCGGCTATACGTATATACTAACCATGTCTTGCGGCGCCGGTATAGGATATTCAGCTCCCAACCTTGTATCAGTTTGTTTTATGCAGGAGGAGCTCCGGTATTATATACCCAAGTAACCGAAACATTAGTAGAACAAAACGAAGTGAAGAAAAAAACGGAATACCGCTACTCGAACCGTACCAACTATTCGCTCACTTCTACCTCCCCTATTATGTTCGTATACGATTACCTGGACGATTGGAAGTACAACGGCCTTTTAAATGAAAAAGAATACAATACTTCTACGGACAAAGTAGTAAATGAAAAGGCTTACAATTATATCTTTACAACCATGCCTGCCTCAGTTCCCACTACCACGGACGTAGGGGATGTTTACGCGCAATCTTTGAATTATTTTATTCCCCCGGCAGCCGACCTGGAAGGAACTTACATATTATACTCCAACAGGTACACACTGAATGGAAACCAGAGATACGTAAACAACTCATTAGTAGAAACCCGTACGGAAGGAGCAAGAACTATCCGCAAAGAACAAACCAAGACTTTCGGAACCACGGAATACGATGTCCGTACCGGCAATCCTATCAAAATAACGGAAACGAACAGCGACGGGCGCACGCTGGTACAACAGGTTACTTATCCTTACCATAGTACCACTACCGCTGCCCAGCGAATGGTGACACAAAACGACTTGATGAAACCTTTAGAGGAAAAATACCAAGTAAATAAAGACGGTATTTTGCAAACCGAGAAGAAAATCATATATACATACGATGCAGCTACTTGCGGTCATGTCCCTTACAAGCTTTCATCTTTAAAAGAGAATAATACTCTTACGGGAACTACCCAGAACGTAGAAACCTATAACCGGTACGATGCAAAAGGAAACCTGACGGAATACACCCGCAAAGATGGGGTGGTAGTCACCCTTTTATGGGGATATAACTACCAACGGCTGGTAGCGGAAATAATAGGAGCTCCCTTTACCTCTGTTATTTCGGATGCCAACTATACATCCTTGCAATCGCAAAGCGGAACTACTTTACAAAGTACCCTGCAAACCATCCGGAATAATTCCTCCGGATTGGTTACTACTTTTACCTGGTACCCGACCCGGGGGATTGCTACAAAAACCGATCCCATGGGCGTAACCACCAGTTATACGTATGATGGTATGAACCGTCTGGTCGAAATAAAAGACAAAGACGGGAAAGTCCAGGAACAATATGAATACAACACCAGAAATTAA
- a CDS encoding porin family protein, producing the protein MMKRITYLLIGLCLLTAESKGQKKFIPELTVGGSFGTTFSKVTFIPKVQESMLMGYTFGVTARYESEKNVGLQAELNFVQQGWKEKFETEPQYEYSRTLNYIELPFFTHIYFGSRRVKAFLNLGPKIGYYIGEKVNSNLGDAQPEGSRPEAHQLAVANKLDWGLCGGPGIELRTGIGYFLLEGRYYYALGDIFKSRKEDYFGKSAGQIISVKLTYLLPIWKNNK; encoded by the coding sequence ATGATGAAGAGAATAACATATCTGCTTATCGGCCTTTGTCTGCTAACTGCGGAGAGTAAGGGTCAAAAAAAATTCATACCCGAACTAACGGTAGGGGGATCTTTCGGTACCACTTTTTCCAAGGTAACTTTTATTCCGAAAGTACAGGAAAGCATGTTAATGGGATATACTTTCGGAGTTACCGCCCGTTATGAATCGGAAAAGAATGTAGGTTTACAAGCGGAATTAAACTTTGTACAGCAAGGTTGGAAAGAAAAGTTTGAAACAGAACCCCAATATGAGTATAGCCGGACACTTAACTATATAGAACTTCCTTTCTTCACACATATCTATTTCGGGAGCCGGAGAGTAAAAGCATTTCTTAACTTAGGCCCCAAGATCGGTTATTACATAGGAGAAAAGGTAAATAGTAACTTAGGGGATGCCCAGCCGGAAGGTTCCCGTCCGGAAGCACACCAACTGGCGGTAGCGAATAAACTGGACTGGGGGCTATGTGGTGGTCCCGGCATAGAATTACGTACCGGCATCGGTTACTTTTTATTGGAAGGCAGATATTATTATGCCTTAGGCGATATTTTTAAAAGCAGGAAAGAAGATTACTTCGGTAAGTCAGCCGGACAAATTATATCGGTCAAGCTAACCTATTTGTTACCTATCTGGAAGAACAATAAATAA
- a CDS encoding PBP1 and LysM peptidoglycan-binding domain-containing protein, translating into MNKISLYVIIFFLGLASLNVYSQQNKNINAPASKQANDIFYHTVEAGQTVYAIAIMYGVGVEDIYKLNPTSKEYIKTGEKLKIPQKKETATPNHPQEDQSQYIYHTIERGETLYSLSNKYNVSAEEIARANPGLSIQTLIAGKNIRIPNVPAEDKIIEQVKTIDKDTKYVVKKNDTFYSIGRRFDITQEELIRRNPSLKNGLKAGATIYIPERIEVVISTTTQAPREDEVNALLRIPQKIQRVNVAKVALLLPFMANEALSSSSSRFLEYYEGFLLAMDSLRNKGYSVDLYVYDTGNGTKKIKDILKKEEMKEVNLIIGAVQNDQIKLIADFANQHNIKYVIPFTSTNDDVLNNASIFQVNTPHSYLYAKASQAAADLFRDYNIVILNCNDGKEEKTDFIKTLKMELKNKNIPFKEFPCDEFFADTIASQLSIDIPNVIIPTSASSEVLAKILPPLRQLAETTQDYRLSLFGYPEWQIHTKDYLEDFYLLNTYIYSHFYADNLSPEIKKFYQDYKTWYSKSPTNTFPKYGMLGFDTGLFFIEALHNYGENFENNLSKMHYKSIQTGFNFERVNNWGGFINTNLFIVHYKNNFTVSRTEVNSL; encoded by the coding sequence ATGAACAAAATTAGTTTATACGTAATCATTTTCTTTCTAGGATTAGCATCTTTAAATGTTTATTCCCAACAGAATAAGAATATTAACGCACCAGCTAGCAAGCAAGCAAACGACATATTTTATCATACGGTAGAAGCCGGACAAACCGTATATGCTATTGCAATCATGTACGGAGTAGGTGTAGAAGATATATATAAACTTAATCCCACCAGCAAAGAATACATCAAAACTGGCGAGAAACTTAAAATTCCGCAAAAGAAAGAGACAGCTACGCCTAACCATCCGCAGGAAGATCAGTCTCAATATATATATCATACGATCGAACGGGGAGAAACCTTGTATTCTTTATCCAATAAATACAATGTTTCTGCCGAAGAGATCGCCCGGGCTAATCCCGGTCTTTCCATTCAAACTCTCATTGCCGGGAAAAATATCCGGATTCCGAATGTACCGGCCGAAGATAAAATTATAGAACAAGTTAAAACGATCGATAAAGACACGAAATATGTCGTAAAAAAGAATGATACATTTTATAGTATCGGCCGCCGATTCGATATTACACAAGAAGAACTCATACGTCGTAACCCTTCTTTGAAGAACGGCTTAAAAGCCGGAGCCACGATATACATTCCTGAAAGAATAGAAGTGGTTATTTCTACCACTACGCAAGCACCCCGTGAAGATGAAGTGAACGCATTACTCCGTATCCCGCAAAAAATACAACGGGTAAATGTTGCCAAAGTAGCTTTACTTCTTCCTTTCATGGCTAATGAAGCTTTATCTTCCAGCAGTTCCCGCTTTTTAGAATATTATGAAGGATTTTTGTTGGCTATGGATAGCTTGAGAAATAAAGGATATTCGGTAGATTTATATGTATACGACACTGGAAACGGAACCAAAAAGATTAAAGACATTTTGAAAAAAGAAGAAATGAAAGAGGTCAATTTAATCATCGGAGCCGTACAAAACGACCAGATCAAGCTGATAGCCGATTTTGCTAATCAGCACAATATTAAATACGTGATTCCTTTTACTTCTACGAATGACGATGTATTAAATAATGCATCTATCTTCCAAGTAAATACCCCGCATTCTTATTTGTATGCGAAAGCTTCCCAGGCAGCAGCCGATTTATTCAGGGACTACAATATCGTTATTCTCAATTGTAACGATGGAAAAGAAGAGAAAACCGATTTCATCAAAACATTGAAAATGGAACTGAAAAACAAGAACATTCCGTTTAAAGAGTTTCCTTGTGATGAATTTTTTGCAGATACCATAGCTAGCCAACTAAGTATAGATATCCCTAATGTGATTATTCCTACTTCCGCCTCTTCGGAAGTACTTGCCAAGATACTTCCTCCGCTCCGGCAATTGGCGGAAACTACACAAGATTACCGGCTCTCTTTATTCGGATATCCGGAATGGCAAATTCATACGAAAGATTATCTAGAAGATTTTTACCTGTTAAATACCTATATTTATAGTCATTTCTATGCCGATAATTTATCTCCGGAAATAAAAAAATTCTATCAAGATTACAAGACTTGGTATAGCAAAAGCCCTACCAATACCTTTCCTAAGTATGGTATGTTAGGATTCGATACCGGTCTATTTTTTATAGAGGCGCTTCATAATTACGGGGAAAACTTTGAGAATAATCTTTCCAAAATGCACTATAAGAGCATTCAGACAGGATTCAATTTTGAAAGGGTAAATAACTGGGGCGGTTTTATTAACACGAATTTATTTATCGTGCATTATAAAAACAACTTTACTGTAAGTAGAACGGAAGTGAATAGTTTATGA
- a CDS encoding lytic transglycosylase domain-containing protein — protein MKVNSILSFFAGGLIFLSITLLVSSSDSKQAQSDKPEVFTMTVSPDVPSPVTFCGEVLPMERFDLYERLDRELTSFTYLHATTMLLIKRANRYFPIIEPILRANGIPDDFKYLAVIESNLDPKVTSPAKAVGLWQFMPATGKQYGLDITPTVDERRNVEKATEAACKYLKSAYDKYGNWATVAASYNAGMGRISGELEKQLAEDALDLWLVEETSRYVFRILAIKQIFENPYKYGFVLKAKNLYKPVSYKEVTVNQDIPDLAAFAKKYGISYAVLKQFNPWLTDRKLQTLGKTYKLQIPDANDLYYNTPNRFVHDRRWVVD, from the coding sequence ATGAAAGTAAATAGTATCCTTAGTTTTTTTGCAGGAGGATTAATTTTTTTAAGTATAACATTATTAGTGAGTTCGTCGGACTCTAAACAAGCACAATCGGATAAACCGGAGGTATTTACGATGACTGTTTCACCGGATGTGCCTTCGCCGGTTACTTTTTGCGGTGAGGTGTTACCTATGGAACGGTTTGACTTGTATGAACGGCTTGATAGGGAACTTACCTCTTTTACTTATCTTCATGCTACTACTATGTTGCTTATTAAACGGGCTAATCGTTATTTTCCTATTATTGAACCTATTTTGAGAGCAAACGGTATTCCGGATGATTTTAAATATTTAGCAGTAATCGAGAGTAATTTAGATCCTAAAGTGACCTCGCCTGCAAAAGCTGTAGGTTTATGGCAGTTTATGCCGGCAACGGGAAAGCAGTACGGATTGGATATTACTCCTACGGTAGATGAACGCCGGAATGTGGAAAAAGCAACAGAGGCTGCTTGTAAATATTTGAAATCTGCTTATGATAAATATGGAAATTGGGCAACGGTAGCTGCTTCTTATAATGCCGGAATGGGAAGGATATCCGGAGAACTGGAAAAACAGTTGGCGGAAGATGCTCTTGATCTGTGGTTGGTGGAAGAGACTTCCCGATATGTATTTCGGATTTTAGCAATCAAACAGATTTTCGAAAATCCGTATAAATATGGATTTGTCTTGAAAGCGAAGAATTTGTATAAACCTGTTTCTTATAAAGAAGTAACGGTTAACCAAGATATTCCCGACTTAGCCGCTTTTGCAAAAAAATACGGCATTTCTTATGCTGTGTTGAAACAATTTAATCCTTGGCTGACAGACCGGAAATTGCAGACTTTAGGAAAAACGTATAAGTTGCAGATTCCGGATGCAAACGATTTATATTATAATACACCCAATCGCTTTGTTCACGATCGTCGTTGGGTAGTGGATTGA